A part of Xenopus tropicalis strain Nigerian chromosome 4, UCB_Xtro_10.0, whole genome shotgun sequence genomic DNA contains:
- the ndc1 gene encoding nucleoporin NDC1: MTMLRERQVLRWRVAASLAWSVILLPVCCVVFIVLSQIQILHPIQWLTDSISDLTSSYTIFCLLLISAILGLQCTFLMEYYTVVPSIPCSRLALIGNTLLPHRIVHSLAHVVMGVLASWCCAVMSKGKYQLIVVSCTSLPSEDESDKPSLCLNESHLFQLLCGAFFGYCYSLQYFVHNMNYLSFPSIQQYKYLQFRRCLPLIIKQSSFQSLYFTRNYAILYYLFGNIPRTWIQTALNLHIDRQQPSLDTLRGLLNLTVFYQIWLSGTFLLSAWYMVWIFFRIYTTEARIFPVQTSFAEEAEKCLPFILSSNTLPLVKYLAMQDLVLLSQYSPSRRQEVFSLSQPGGHPHNWTAISKECLNLLSSLTSRLIAHQEAAASNGRMKVPSSPKQTRKSSSSSGTSLIEDSAEQTQKLSTVPRIGIPSLLKTTSLKSSLDTGSPFTPPGVKRMSESLDPNTPWHDSVQSPHIMRRSAKLWTSDSSVQKNGSEVSNLSPVTLSPVCNGAKQGIFSTWFQHKLDQIKNFLSKRGLIMYLFSKHPEASSEDVFADAQIHIWALEALSHLVAASFSEDRMGVVQTSLSAVLATFFTLQEAVEKHFKLPHASSKPVRNPGSLLDSSYKTLRFSLRAALKTAIYRITTTFGEHLHAVPVSSEHQKKLQQFLDFKE, encoded by the exons ATGACCATGCTCCGAGAGAGACAG GTTCTCCGGTGGCGAGTGGCCGCCAGCCTTGCTTGGTCAGTCATACTTCTGCCTGTGTGCTGTGTCGTCTTTATTGTCCTTAGCCAGATACAAATTTTACATCCCATACAATGGCTTACAG ATTCCATCAGTGATCTTACGAGCAGTTACACAATCTTCTGTCTCTTGTTAATAAGTGCCATCTTGGGACTGCAATGTACTTTTCTTATGGAGTATTACACAG TGGTGCCGTCTATTCCCTGCTCTCGACTGGCCCTTATTGGAAACACTCTCCTTCCGCATCGTATTGTGCACTCTTTAGCTCATGTTGTCATGGGGGTGCTGGCCTCCTGGTGCTGTGCTGTTATGAGCAAAGGGAAATATCAGCTTATAGTTGTTTCCTGCACTTCCCTACCAAG TGAGGATGAGTCTGACAAACCTTCTCTTTGCCTCAATGAGAGTCATCTCTTTCAGTTATTGTGTGGTGCTTTCTTTGGCTATTGTTACAGTCTCCAGTATTTTGTTCACAACATGAACTATTTGTCCTTCCCATCAATACAG caatacaAGTATCTGCAGTTTAGAAGATGTCTACCACTTATTATAAAGCAGAGCAGTTTCCAGTCTCTGTACTTCACTCGCAACTATGCCATTCTCTACTATTTATTTG GCAACATTCCACGAACATGGATCCAAACTGCACTAAACCTTCACATTGACAG GCAGCAGCCCTCACTTGACACACTAAGGGGACTCTTGAATCTGACAGTCTTTTACCAGATATGGTTGTCTGGCACTTTTCTGCTTTCCGCTTGGTACATGGTCTGGATTTTCTTCAGAATTTATACAACAGAG GCTCGTATCTTCCCTGTACAGACCTCCTTTGCTGAAGAAGCAGAAAAATGCCTTCCATTCATTTTGAGTAGTAATACACTTCCTCTTGTAAAG TATTTGGCCATGCAAGATCTTGTGTTGCTCTCTCAGTATTCACCATCTAGACGACAGGAAGTGTTTAGCCTGAGCCAGCCAG GTGGGCATCCACACAACTGGACTGCAATCTCCAAAGAATGTTTGAACTTACTGAGCAGTTTGACATCCAGATTAATTGCTCATCAGGAAGCTGCTGCAAGTAATGGACGGATGAAAGTCCCATCCTCCCCTAAGCAGACTAGAAAGTCCTCAAGCAGCTCAG GTACATCTCTTATTGAAGACTCAGCTGAGCAAACTCAGAAGTTAAGTACCGTTCCTAGAATAGGTATCCCCTCTCTACTAAAGACTACCTCTCTAAAATCCTCATTGGACACTGGAAGTCCATTTACACCTCCCGGAGTTAAACGAATGTCTGAATCTCTGGACCCAAATACCCCATGGCACGACTCTGTCCAAAGTCCCCACATCATGAGAAGGAGTGCAAAGCTGTGGACATCAGATTCTA GTGTTCAGAAAAATGGCTCTGAGGTTTCCAATCTTTCCCCAGTAACGCTTAGCCCTGTATGTAATGGTGCAAAACAGGGAATCTTCTCTACATGGTTCCAGCACAAGCTTGATCAG ATCAAAAACTTCTTGTCAAAGAGAGGTCTGATTATGTACCTGTTTAGTAAG caTCCAGAGGCTTCTAGTGAGGATGTATTTGCAGATGCACAGATTCATATTTGGGCACTGGAAG CATTATCTCACCTCGTGGCTGCCTCCTTCTCAGAAGACAGAATGGGAGTAGTACAGACCTCTCTTTCTGCTGTACTTGCAACTTTCTTTACTTTGCAGGAG GCtgtagaaaaacattttaaactcCCCCATGCATCCAGCAAACCAGTGAGAAACCCTGGTAGTTTACTGGACTCTTCCTACAAGACCCTGAGGTTTTCACTTCGAGCTGCTTTAAAAACAGCAATCTACAGGATAACCACAACATTTGGAGAACACTTACA TGCTGTTCCTGTCTCATCCGAGCATCAGAAAAAGCTTCAGCAATTTCTCGACTTCAAAGAATAA
- the LOC100490175 gene encoding paramyosin-like: MTSYEISRFLQKCQKERDEAYRREESARDKLKRLEISMRSQIQELKTKLKEVTNENKALNKAVKKLRLDLGLEGNPKFKGKMTKDIIKELQDKEEQCSRLKEDNHSLSVQLKGMIPVITQTQKQKVEVEKQLQNIERKMQELQNENIHTSQLLQDTQRERDEFEKAYIMLKKSIEEAKQHINRSVQTTTSIPVNMQSSYKRMPRDTPSSQSFQAVLERRKISLDPPSHSASADGSAHKPYFSTAHS, translated from the coding sequence ATGACATCATATGAAATAAGCAGGTTTCTACAGAAATGCCAAAAGGAAAGAGATGAAGCATATCGTAGAGAGGAGTCAGCTAGGGACAAGCTAAAGCGGCTTGAAATCTCCATGCGTTCCCAGATACAAGAACTGAAAACAAAGCTGAAAGAGGTAACTAATGAAAACAAAGCTCTAAACAAAGCAGTAAAGAAGCTGCGTTTAGATTTAGGTCTGGAAGGGAACCCAAAATTCAAAGGTAAAATGACCAAAGATATCATCAAAGAGTTGCAGGACAAGGAGGAACAGTGCTCTCGACTGAAAGAGGACAATCATTCACTCTCTGTGCAACTCAAAGGAATGATCCCTGTTATAACTCAGACCCAAAAGCAAAAAGTGGAGGTAGAGAAACAACTGCAAAACATAGAGAGAAAAATGCAAGAGCTACAAAATGAAAACATTCATACGTCACAGCTTCTGCAGGACACTCAAAGAGAGAGGGATGAATTTGAAAAGGCCTATATTATGCTAAAAAAATCTATTGAGGAGGCAAAGCAGCATATTAATCGCTCAGTGCAGACCACAACTTCCATCCCTGTCAACATGCAAAGCAGTTACAAACGGATGCCCCGGGACACACCCAGTTCACAATCATTTCAAGCAGTCCTAGAGAGGAGGAAGATCTCCCTGGACCCTCCATCCCATTCAGCTTCTGCAGATGGAAGTGCACATAAGCCATACTTTAGCACAGCACACAGTTAG